One window of Rhodopirellula bahusiensis genomic DNA carries:
- a CDS encoding DUF1501 domain-containing protein, whose translation MNASRSSHSGNFCGRTRREFVWETGCGFGAAALSSMLASDGLLPHASASPASQVAGSAGPMAVKPPHFAPKAKTVIFLFMYGGPSHIDTFDHKPAMKGMDGKTVDVKTFGRGGHKAGGRIVEPRWDFAPHGECGKMVSTLFPNVAKHVDDIAFLHSLTADSPIHGSAMLMMNSGKILSGSPALGSWLTYGLGSENQNMPGFVVMLDPTGGPISGAKNWSSGYMPATYQGTVFRTEGNPILDLNPPSDFPPGLQRRLIDSIQDANRRHLVQHVGEEPLASRISSYELAYRMQSAAPEAVDLSDETEETLSMYGVNNPKTQAFGKRCLLARRLAQRGVRFIQLYSGGAHNDDNWDAHGDLEINHNKHAGATDQPIAALLADLKRTGMLDETLVVWGGEFGRQPTAEYANGSGRDHNAYGFTMWMAGGGIKGGISHGTTDELGAAAVENPLHVRNLHATILHQMGLDPNHLSYFYGGLDQKLVGVEHVRPIHEIIA comes from the coding sequence ATGAACGCATCTCGATCAAGCCATTCAGGTAATTTCTGTGGTCGCACCCGTCGCGAATTCGTTTGGGAAACGGGATGTGGGTTCGGTGCCGCAGCGCTGAGTTCGATGCTGGCGTCCGATGGATTGTTGCCACACGCTTCGGCGTCACCCGCCTCCCAAGTCGCCGGCTCAGCCGGACCGATGGCGGTCAAACCACCGCACTTCGCTCCCAAAGCCAAGACGGTGATCTTCCTGTTCATGTATGGCGGCCCCAGCCACATCGACACGTTCGATCACAAACCCGCCATGAAGGGCATGGATGGCAAGACCGTCGATGTCAAAACGTTCGGACGCGGCGGACACAAAGCCGGCGGCCGAATCGTTGAACCTCGCTGGGATTTCGCTCCCCACGGTGAGTGCGGCAAAATGGTCAGCACGCTGTTCCCCAATGTCGCCAAGCACGTCGACGACATCGCGTTCCTGCATTCGTTGACCGCGGACTCGCCGATTCACGGTTCCGCCATGCTGATGATGAACAGCGGCAAAATCCTGTCAGGCTCACCGGCCCTGGGATCATGGCTGACGTACGGACTCGGCAGTGAAAATCAAAACATGCCCGGCTTCGTCGTGATGCTCGACCCAACCGGCGGTCCCATCAGCGGAGCCAAAAACTGGTCCAGCGGTTACATGCCTGCGACCTACCAGGGCACCGTGTTCCGCACGGAAGGCAATCCGATTCTCGACTTGAACCCGCCTTCGGATTTCCCGCCTGGATTGCAACGTCGTTTGATCGATTCAATTCAAGATGCCAACCGTCGCCACCTCGTCCAACACGTCGGCGAAGAACCCTTGGCCTCGCGAATCTCCAGTTACGAACTGGCGTACCGAATGCAGTCCGCTGCACCGGAAGCCGTTGACCTCTCGGACGAAACCGAAGAAACGCTTTCGATGTACGGCGTCAACAATCCCAAGACGCAAGCCTTCGGCAAACGCTGCTTGCTTGCACGTCGCTTGGCACAGCGTGGCGTTCGGTTCATCCAGCTCTACAGCGGCGGCGCCCACAACGACGACAACTGGGACGCTCACGGCGACTTGGAAATCAACCACAACAAACACGCCGGCGCGACTGATCAACCGATCGCTGCGTTGCTGGCCGATCTGAAACGAACCGGCATGCTGGACGAAACCTTGGTCGTTTGGGGCGGCGAATTTGGCCGCCAACCCACCGCGGAATACGCCAACGGCAGCGGCCGAGATCACAACGCCTACGGATTCACCATGTGGATGGCGGGCGGAGGAATCAAAGGCGGCATCAGCCACGGCACCACTGACGAGCTCGGTGCTGCGGCGGTCGAAAACCCGCTGCACGTTCGCAACCTGCACGCCACGATCCTGCATCAAATGGGCCTTGATCCCAACCACCTGTCCTACTTCTACGGCGGCCTCGATCAAAAGCTCGTCGGAGTCGAACACGTACGCCCCATCCACGAGATCATCGCCTGA
- a CDS encoding mandelate racemase/muconate lactonizing enzyme family protein produces the protein MSASKSLSFPANPAPTALKEFSLTLQSESYRYRTPMKFGGRVVEEVTVLTAECIAKNQAGQSADGDQIGVGSMTMGVTWAWPDASLTDDTKLEVVLELASRMAAQVNEASGTLSGHPMEICLQLASQRDELVAAVAAGHELTAPIPELAILLAASPIEAALFDAHGKAAGQSSYSLLSAEHLPPDLAEMTGDDRYAGLRLDQFISSSPVATLPLYHLVGALDPLTEAELTTPVGDGLPETLGEWITRNELTHLKIKLNGDDADWDFRRVRDINTVANETTDRGASTGKPWWFSLDFNERCEDEAYVLGLLDRLESECPEAFERIQYIEQPTHRDLKRPNAVTMHQAAARIPVVIDESLTGLESLHLAVSQGYSGIALKACKGHAEALLLGAVAVHENLFLCVQDLTCVGASLLHSASLSAHIPGVAAVESNGRQYCPEGNAEWMAKFGPMFEVKGGSVPTSCLDGPGLGY, from the coding sequence TTGTCCGCCTCCAAGTCACTTTCTTTCCCCGCGAATCCGGCCCCCACCGCTCTGAAAGAGTTTTCGCTGACGTTGCAGTCCGAGTCCTATCGCTACCGGACGCCGATGAAGTTCGGCGGGCGAGTGGTGGAAGAGGTCACGGTTTTGACCGCGGAGTGCATCGCGAAAAACCAAGCCGGCCAGTCCGCCGACGGCGACCAGATCGGCGTGGGAAGCATGACGATGGGGGTGACTTGGGCGTGGCCCGACGCGTCGCTCACCGATGACACCAAGTTGGAAGTCGTTTTGGAACTGGCCAGCCGAATGGCCGCGCAAGTGAACGAGGCATCGGGAACGCTCTCCGGGCATCCGATGGAAATTTGTCTTCAACTTGCCAGTCAGCGAGACGAGTTGGTTGCAGCGGTCGCGGCCGGGCACGAGTTGACGGCCCCGATTCCAGAGCTAGCGATTTTGTTGGCCGCGTCGCCGATTGAAGCGGCGTTGTTTGACGCTCACGGAAAAGCGGCCGGGCAGAGCAGTTACAGCTTGCTGTCGGCGGAGCATCTTCCACCGGATTTGGCCGAGATGACTGGCGACGATCGCTACGCGGGTTTGCGACTGGACCAATTCATCTCGTCCTCGCCGGTCGCGACGCTGCCGCTGTATCACCTGGTCGGGGCGTTGGACCCGTTGACGGAGGCTGAATTGACGACGCCTGTCGGCGATGGGTTGCCGGAAACGCTCGGTGAGTGGATCACTCGCAATGAGTTGACTCATTTGAAGATCAAGCTGAACGGCGACGATGCGGATTGGGATTTCCGCCGTGTTCGTGATATCAACACGGTTGCCAATGAGACGACGGATCGGGGTGCGTCGACGGGCAAGCCGTGGTGGTTCTCGTTGGATTTCAACGAGCGCTGCGAGGACGAAGCGTATGTGTTGGGGTTGTTGGATCGTTTGGAATCGGAGTGCCCGGAAGCTTTCGAGCGGATCCAGTACATCGAACAGCCGACGCATCGTGATTTGAAACGGCCGAACGCGGTGACGATGCATCAAGCGGCGGCGAGGATCCCGGTGGTGATCGATGAATCACTGACGGGATTGGAGAGTCTGCACCTGGCGGTCTCGCAAGGTTATAGCGGCATCGCGCTGAAGGCTTGCAAGGGGCATGCGGAAGCGTTGTTGCTGGGGGCGGTCGCGGTGCACGAGAATTTGTTCTTGTGCGTGCAAGATTTGACGTGTGTGGGAGCGTCGCTGCTGCACTCGGCGTCGCTGTCGGCGCATATTCCTGGCGTGGCCGCGGTGGAGAGCAATGGACGGCAGTATTGCCCGGAGGGCAACGCGGAATGGATGGCGAAGTTCGGGCCGATGTTTGAGGTCAAAGGCGGCAGCGTGCCGACTAGCTGTCTGGACGGGCCGGGGCTTGGGTATTGA
- a CDS encoding serine/threonine-protein kinase, producing the protein MTARLKLVMDPSDSTRRLRVGMRLDKYRLVKKLGEGGFATVYSAHDTIEDRDVALKIPESHASSDHQSADDLQREVRIMASLSHESILPLKDARYIDGHFVMVFPLGEETLHDRLGRRMARATTLDYVRQMTSAVAYAHERRILHRDIKPENFILFPNSKICLTDFGLARIERGRHAVSASGTLGYIAPEQAMGKPTYRSDVFSLGLVIYRMLSGALPEYPFEAPLPSYAKLRRGLNQEFVDWIRKSMDPKPLKRFRDGVAMANALDRIKSLTVPGSATSTTSTRSTRRRVA; encoded by the coding sequence GTGACGGCACGTTTGAAATTGGTGATGGACCCCAGCGACTCGACGCGTCGTCTTCGCGTCGGGATGCGGTTGGACAAATACCGGCTCGTCAAAAAACTTGGCGAAGGTGGATTTGCGACCGTCTACTCCGCCCATGATACGATCGAAGATCGCGATGTGGCGTTGAAAATCCCGGAGTCTCACGCTTCGAGCGATCACCAATCTGCCGACGACCTGCAACGCGAAGTTCGCATCATGGCGAGCTTGTCGCATGAGAGCATTTTGCCTCTCAAGGACGCTCGCTACATCGACGGCCACTTCGTCATGGTATTCCCGCTGGGCGAAGAAACGTTGCACGATCGACTTGGTCGCCGCATGGCTCGCGCGACCACGCTGGATTACGTCCGTCAAATGACATCCGCCGTGGCCTACGCACACGAGCGTCGCATCCTGCACCGAGACATCAAACCCGAGAACTTCATCCTGTTCCCCAACTCCAAGATCTGCTTGACAGACTTTGGATTGGCGCGGATCGAACGTGGACGTCACGCCGTTTCTGCCTCCGGAACGCTTGGCTACATCGCACCCGAACAAGCGATGGGCAAACCGACCTATCGCAGCGATGTATTTTCACTCGGGCTCGTGATCTACCGGATGTTGTCAGGTGCTTTGCCGGAGTATCCCTTCGAAGCACCGTTGCCGTCGTACGCCAAACTGCGTCGTGGGTTGAACCAAGAGTTCGTGGACTGGATCCGCAAATCGATGGATCCCAAACCACTCAAACGCTTCCGAGACGGAGTCGCGATGGCCAACGCCCTCGACCGGATCAAATCCCTGACCGTCCCCGGCTCAGCAACCAGCACCACCTCAACAAGAAGCACCCGCCGCCGCGTTGCTTAG